The sequence below is a genomic window from Salvia splendens isolate huo1 unplaced genomic scaffold, SspV2 ctg1085, whole genome shotgun sequence.
AGTCCTCAGGAAGGTTTGATGTGCCTCTCCATCCAAGAATTGCCTTTGCAGCTCGTGGCTCCGCGTAGAAATGCTGCAGTGAGTGTACAATACCCATTAAtgcaaaatatcaaattttcttAAATAGAAATATCATGTCGCCAATAGCATAATTCATTTCTTGATCTATGTGAAATGCCTAACTTAAGGATAGCTTATTTTCATTGATTTGCAGTTTGTATATGCTTTGTTGAGTAACTTCAGGTGTTATAACAGTTCAACATACCATGTTGCGGAATGGAAACGCTTTCTTTGCATCAACACCCACTGCTTTCGGATCATAATGCACTATCTCCACGGGTAGTCCTGCAGCTTTAGCGCATAGCTTTGCCATTCCATCAAGTGTCACGGCGCGGTCACTCACACAGTTGAAGATGTTACCCTTTGCAGCATCCGGCTTTTCAACAGCCGCAGTGAGCATAGATGACAGGTCTCTCACGTGAGAGATATTGCTTAACTGCATCCCAGAGCCAGGGATCAGGACTGGTCTGCCTCTAACAATGCCTGTCAAGAATCGAGCGCAGGCCCTTCAAAACACCGCCTAAAGAGCAGAATATATGCAGGTATGCATCACAACAACCATGGCCTTCTGGTTTTCTTGATCTCAGAAATTGTGGATAAAATGATGCAAGAACTATTCATTTGTATAAAGATTGTATGCTTACGGTCGAAGAACCATTCCTCGCAATCCTTGTTGTTTCCAGAGCCAATCATGTACTGTGGGCGGAACGATGACCAGTTATCGAAAGTGTCTGAGAGGTATTTCTCAACTCCAACATGACCAGCGTCACCTTTCACAGCATCCTATTTAGGAAAAAATTGAACTTTTATGCTTAAAAAATCTCACCTATATCAGATGTAAGTGTGTGATAACATACCCCTTCAATATGAGGAGGTTCATCTGTTTGCTTGTAAATCCCAGCACTGCTAATGAACAGGAATTGCTTTACCCCAATGCTCTTGCTCCAATCTATTACAGGCCTATATATTAACAGGTAatgatatttattatttatatatttctcGGAAATGGAAAATCAAGAATGACAATAGAGTTCATTTACATATAATCAAGATGTGCATGAATGTTGAGTGATGAGATGCAAACCTCACTGCATCCAAATCCTTGCCATTGTTATCTAAAACCACGTCAAATGCAGCGCCTTCTAGAACCTTCCCGATGTCTGCTGGATCCCCCCAAACTGTCTTGCCACCACCACTCACAATCTCCTGCACACACCATTTATGTTACATaacatagtactattatttttcctCATAAATCTTATGAAATGTGATGTTGGTTCTTTTCTTAACTGAGAATCTGTTGAACGGCGGCTTCTTCATCTtgtcagaggcttcctcgcccaCAGTCAGGACCGTGACACTGTGCCCGGAAGCAAGAAGCTCCTTGGCGAAGTAGAAGCCGATGACTGCATGGCCGCCACTGTTGGTGTTGACGATGAGCACATTCTTCTTCTCTGCCTTGATGGTGAATGATAATGAAGAAGCAGCTGTTTTGGGAGTTTTTGAGGAAAGTGGAAGGAAAGATGGAGAAATGGAGAGGGATGATGAGAGAGAGTGACGTGGACTGGATGAGAGGGAGAGACGGATGAGAGgtgagagagaggaagatgagagagaggagaaggagaaggagaaggagaggagAGAGGATGAGGTTGAAGCTACTGCAGTAGCCATTGAGCAGCTCTGCACACTGGTTTTTTCTTTGGTTTCTTGATGATTGCTGTTGTGAGAACCAGAGCTGCTCAGTTTCAATATATAGTTACTAAATTAAATGGAATTTGGGATTTTATTTGATGATTGAAAAATCTATTTTGTTTTGTGGTCTTTTTCTCATTCATGATGGAAGGTGGGATATATGTGGTCTATATCGAATTCAATAACTTCAtcaatatttttgtcattttttgttcaataaaaacTATAATCActactagggatgtcaatcgggccggcccaccgggtttcgggccaaccctattcgggttgcgggtcaatcgagtgcgggctaatcgggttgagattttttcgggttataaaagttcaaccctaaccctaaacgctcgggtttcgggctggcccagcgggttaatcgggttgctaccgataaaattaacatgcgattaatctaataaataatgactaaaattagttatatttataaaatttaaatatttagttatgataaatttgagatttatacttaaactcaaacacaaacatgatcaaatactaatatttgagatttgtgtaaaataaaacataatttaaatattttaaagcatgttttaaaacatgtttataaatttaaatatttattaatgaattagaagtttctaatttatttatttattattatattaataaaaatttaatatataatttatatgtttaatataaatttgaatgttatttttttagttatctatattataaaaataatcaatgaaattgtccaattcggagtcaaacaaatagaacaatagaaattttatcggttttcgggccagcccatcgggttttcgggtctgaccctaacgggttgcgggttaatcgggtgcgggctaatcgggttgtaattttatcgggctagaaattttcaaccctaaccctataaatttggcgggttattcgggtcagcccacgggttgcgggctgcattgacatccctaatcacTACCAAGTATACCTAACTTATTTAAtcctaaatttaattttatctatCAAACTACAAACATAAAACCTTATCGCCGAAATCTTAACTCCTATCAaagtttcttttctttttttttatcttatcaTATTTTATCCCAAGTTCCCAACCACCAAATGTAGCTTTCTAGTTCATGTCCAACATTTGATTTCTGCTTTAGACCTTATTGACACACCTATGTTTTAAACACAATTTTCATTTCTTAATCGAAATCTTTGTATCAGAATTTTAGAAGATAGTTTTGGTCACTTTTGTACCCCTACTacataaatattatcttttgttTTATCTCTCTTTTCATATTATCCCAATCAACATATAATTTGATGCAGTATATAAGTACTAATTACTCATATCGTTTGGGTGTATTTGGCTAATAAGTTGTTAAATATCCCCAAAAGCTTACAAGCAAACAATTTTTTTCTAACTTACATGATTCCATATATTCAATTTACAATTATTCTCTAAATTATAAGATTAATATCTAAATTAAACCATTTTGTAAATTATTAAAAGACTAAAGTCCAAATTTGATCTCTTATATTTACTCTAAAAAAATTTGGTCCTATATTAAGTGTGTTACTATTGGGTACCGAACAATATGTTTTGATCCATAATTGATAAAGTTGAAATGCAAACACTTTGCCTAAAAAGAATATACTACTGTACATATGATAATTTTGATTTTCCAGCTTTGGCAAGTAGGTCGATTGATTGAGGATATCCTCTGTTGATTTCAGTAGCTTCAACTTGTATATTTAAATGCAAagtatttgtatttaaatttgcTCCGTATAAAACATCACGTAGCACCAAAAGCTTATTTGACAGAAAGGAAAGTACACAATTTATTTCTTTGTACAATAATTGATAATGCAAAAGCTTATGTGACAGTTATGTAAAAGCATGTGCTTTCCCAATATAAACACTTATGCTAGAGGGTTCGCACATTGTAGAAAACCTTTAAGGGAACCCatagtggggcggacgataggccgcccgatgcctcgggcgcgccatcgtccgccactgtgggtgcgcagACGATGGACGATGCATCGTCCTCGCCCGACAGATAGTCCGCGGAGGAAGCgtggacgatagggcatcgtccgcccactgtgggcgacgcggacgaagcaacgcgtttttgttttttttttttttttttttaattcgaaaatttcatttatataaatacccctaccccaccttcatttgtaacattttcaTTCGCATTTTCATTCTCAATTTACACtagaaaatggattccggtgattactcaagtcccaatagtccgatgtttggaggtggtgcacgttggtcgggtacacaacctgacgaatatcggtcgttcgaccccgacacgcagtacgatcccgaattcagtacggattcgtacggtcagTCTGACATGGAgtcgtctccaactcgccccgCCGCCCCCGAATTCAGTACGGTCTGTCtaacatggagccgtctccaactcgcccgatcccgaccccgaccccgtcggcacttgcctacgcggagttggcaacggcctcgatggagcggacgttgttggacacgcataACGCCCTcatgaagtgtacggacccagccagagccgaatacctccaggggttgatcgatgagcgcGCTTTAGGGCGTCCTACTACTGATGCCCTAACATATCAGTGATGCCCCAAATAGAGACCAAGATTATAAGGAAAACACACTTAAATATCGGAGTCTTAAAATTATTTAGGATCGAGACTACAAGCATCTTAAACAAGGACCATGCTGTAAGTTGGGCTCGAGCCGATGTGCCTACTGTTCCACCATGCTGTACACCTAACTTGGGTCAGCTTCAAGGGCATGATGTGTTGTTAGTACATACTCTAGTATAAGGGTGTACCTGAGAGACACCATGAGACACCACtatattcaatcaatatattGCCTCATGAAATGCAAAACAAATACAAACAATAAATTAATCATGGTACGATTTCACAACTTGAGAAAATTCCTGGTAAGTTGCAAAGTATCCTAACCTGTCATCTACGAAAACAGCTACATCACAAGCACCCAAAGATTCGTTTTTAGATAAAAGTTTCTTAACTCCGTCTTCTGGTATCTCCTGGAGGATCAATGTCTTCTTATTACCCTGCAATTAAAACaaccaaaatagaaataatcaatttaaaaacaaaaacacgAACTGCATGAATACCAATTTATCACACACTGTAGGGCTGATGCTGCATCACAGTTGAGGCCAACAATGTCATAAGAGCCCACTGCACCAAAAATTAGACATGAAagtaaaataacaaaaacataATTTCATAAAGTAAGGGAAACAAATACGCTTTGAGTTAACCATTTAATTTCATGGAAAAATATAGAACAAACAAGCAATAACATAATGTAGTACTCCGTAATAAAAGTGTGAGCTATGCtttaactttataaataaataaataaaaaagcagAAGAAAATTATTTACGTTAACGATAGCTCACCATAAGATTGTACAATGAAACTAACATTACATTTTTAAGTTAAAATCATATAACTGTACATTTCTAATTGGATTAATACTTAATATCATCAACGACTGTGAATTTAAATAAATGATTCGCAATTATAACATGGATTTTCAATTGTGGCATTAAATATTTTCaccttaatttatttatttattcttgtAAGTGCAATCACAATCTGTTTTCTTAGTGCCTAAATGCTGGCGTGTCCATATATCATCTGTTGCTACAATTAGAACTTTTTTTGAAATTACATATACTCAATTTGTGATTTTAAAGACCTTAGCCTTATAAGCTCGGAAAGATTGAAACTAAATGAAAACCATATTGATCAACCCTCAATCAGACATATTTGTTCTTATAAATAACAATATTAATAATTACATGGATACTTCAGGTGATGCAAGAATAATCTTCTATCATTTTGCAGAAACTCAGGTCTTATATAATGGACAACCAATTGATTTGTTAGAATAAGAACAAATTCAAGAATAGCTTTCAGGAAAACACACCTGAGATAGAAATCCAGAAAGTTTATCAACTGCATCCTTATAAGGActgaatttgaaaaataaaaaccatGTAAGGAATATAAAggaaaaaattactaaaatttaTGATGCTAATTAGTGCAAAAGGTAAGAGGACCGAGATCCAGTTGCTGGCAAAAATACTTTGTTCCATCTATCACCAGCCGACTTGAAAATCAATCTTATACATGCACCATTCACCCACAAAAACAATTTATAATAGAAATGGATCCTTACCATTCTAAGGTTGAATAGATTTATAATAGAAAAACAATTTGAGGTTAAAATATAATTGATGTCTGAAGAGGAGGGagaaaaataacaacaatagcACAGATAGTATAAGCAATAGGCATAAAGATAGCAATATCGCAAGTACGATTATCTTGGGAAGGAGCCAACTACTGAGCATTGTCTATGAGGTAAGAGGGTAAAACCTTTAAGAATATCAACCAATGAATATAAACTAGTTTGGCAATGCAAAACCTGGAACTCTATTAGTTCTTTTTTTGAGTCACTGACTCGAACGCCCGGCGTATTGGTAAGAAGGGAAGCGTCTTACCAATGCTTTGTCGTCAGTATAATTCATATCCATGTACAAACAATCAAACATCACCAAAAAATTGAAACAAACCAATTTCACGTGTGTAGCTTGCTATTTTGACCTCGTGATTATAGATTAGAAATCTAATGAGCCAAgttattcagaaatcatcaaTTGCTTTCTCACTTATACATATTTCAAATTATGAATGCAGTTGACAGCTCTTATGAATGCAAAAGGTACAACTCCAAAAGCAATGCATAAACCTCCATAATATAATTCCATAGATCAATTTTTGGTTCATGCACTCAAAAGATGATATTTAGCCAATTAATTTAGTTTAGACTAAAGGATTTGAGGAATGAATATGAGAACTTACTACACTATAGTTGTTATTGTAAATTAGCAACTAATTGGTCACTGGTGCATCTGAAAAAAGGTACTAAAGCCTAAAGGAGGCATCACCATTGCAGCAGTACTTTTCtgcaactttattttataaataaactgaaataaattggttttacaaaattttactccctctgtcccagaTTAGGAGTCCTATTTAGCTCTGGCACGAGTTTTATGAAATgcaaagaaaagtgagttgaataaattagtggaatatgagttccaCTTATACatagttttataacaaaatgtgattggaataagttggtggaatgtggggtctacttaccatttatggtaaaagtgaaataagactcttattgtgggacgaaccgAAATGGCAAATtaggactcttattgtgggacggaggagtaaTTAACGGGATAACATATACAATGTGCTCCACCATGATGTTTGTGCTTGTAAACCTTATAACTAGTTTTGCTAGTGGATAGAAAGAACTAGAGTTTCAAACTACATAGGCATTGATGTGTCGTAAGCAATAATATTATCTTCACAACATACGCTGTTCAACTTGTCCTTTTGTGATTCTTTTTTCCTCTTTCAGTAGATGGGTAACTTAGTTTGATTAATGGTCGATCGACAACATAGTCAAAATTTTAATACCCTTAGTTCATACAGCTAAGTTTAAATGTAATGAATCTCAAAGAAATGGTGTATA
It includes:
- the LOC121788584 gene encoding chloroplast stem-loop binding protein of 41 kDa a, chloroplastic-like encodes the protein MATAVASTSSSLLSFSFSFSSLSSSSLSPLIRLSLSSSPRHSLSSSLSISPSFLPLSSKTPKTAASSLSFTIKAEKKNVLIVNTNSGGHAVIGFYFAKELLASGHSVTVLTVGEEASDKMKKPPFNRFSEIVSGGGKTVWGDPADIGKVLEGAAFDVVLDNNGKDLDAVRPVIDWSKSIGVKQFLFISSAGIYKQTDEPPHIEGDAVKGDAGHVGVEKYLSDTFDNWSSFRPQYMIGSGNNKDCEEWFFDRIVRGRPVLIPGSGMQLSNISHVRDLSSMLTAAVEKPDAAKGNIFNCVSDRAVTLDGMAKLCAKAAGLPVEIVHYDPKAVGVDAKKAFPFRNMHFYAEPRAAKAILGWRGTSNLPEDLKERYEEYVKIGRDKKEIKFELDDKILAALKVSVTV